A single Brassica rapa cultivar Chiifu-401-42 chromosome A04, CAAS_Brap_v3.01, whole genome shotgun sequence DNA region contains:
- the LOC103865046 gene encoding monothiol glutaredoxin-S9: MDKVVRMSSEKGVVIFSKSSCCMSYAVQVLFQDLGVHPTVHEIDKDPDCREIEKAIMRLGCSTPVPAIFVGGKLVGSTNEVMSMHLSGSLVPLVKPFQANLC, from the coding sequence ATGGACAAAGTTGTGAGGATGTCTTCGGAGAAAGGAGTGGTTATATTCAGCAAGAGCTCGTGTTGCATGTCCTATGCAGTCCAAGTCCTCTTCCAAGACCTCGGGGTTCACCCAACCGTCCATGAGATCGATAAGGACCCTGATTGTCGTGAGATTGAGAAAGCCATAATGAGGCTCGGGTGTTCCACACCGGTCCCAGCCATCTTTGTGGGTGGAAAGCTCGTGGGTTCGACCAATGAAGTCATGTCGATGCACCTAAGTGGCTCGCTGGTTCCACTGGTTAAGCCATTTCAGGCTAACCTATGTTAA